The following proteins come from a genomic window of Thermoleophilia bacterium:
- the pknB gene encoding Stk1 family PASTA domain-containing Ser/Thr kinase, which produces MRDDAAPSFIGEGSRLGERYRLRQRLGGGGMADVYLADDLLLERAVAVKFLKPELAANEELRERFRLEAQAVARLNHPNIVAVYDRGTAASNAYIVMEYVAGESLKERIRRLGPLSVEDVGALGLAVLAALEEAHALRIVHRDVTSANVLIDSLGRVKVTDFGVARFGDANLTRTGTLLGTTSYVSPEQAQGHRADERSDLYSLGVVLYEAATGRLPFVADSDVAVAMQHVSAPAPDPRDIRIDLPSPLAELILKAMRKDPVERFQSAAEFATALRKALDDGVGGAPQATPPPADGGAPAVSLPPLPGSADAAVSNGKVPPPFCEYTAATGVAPELSPATVVEPSLREASTEWLPAAPASSLGERAPERAASAAPRRRRRRWLLPVVVLGIVLFGVAGWLLAPYVFENTIKLPNLVGTARDAAVAELKEKGLKPDLREEWADGVDEGEVSRQRPAAGAEVEEGAQVALWISKGLLHIPSPDLSGLSAASAAGMLEEQALEGRQRKAASETAPEGEVFRQQPAAGTSVARGETVTYWVSSGPPLISVPDVVGTPSTDAVTVLEDEGFVVNIDFVFGWGASPGDVVGQDPEAGARLRQGDEVVIQVAVF; this is translated from the coding sequence ATGCGGGACGACGCGGCCCCGTCATTCATCGGCGAGGGCTCACGGCTCGGCGAACGCTATCGATTGAGGCAACGACTCGGCGGCGGCGGCATGGCCGACGTCTACCTCGCCGACGACCTTCTTCTTGAGCGTGCCGTGGCAGTCAAGTTCCTCAAGCCGGAGCTGGCCGCCAACGAGGAGCTGCGTGAGCGGTTCCGTCTCGAGGCGCAAGCAGTCGCCAGGCTCAACCATCCCAACATCGTCGCCGTGTACGATCGCGGTACGGCCGCGTCGAACGCGTACATCGTCATGGAGTACGTCGCCGGCGAGTCGCTGAAAGAGCGGATTCGCCGGCTCGGACCCTTGTCCGTTGAGGACGTCGGTGCGCTCGGGCTGGCGGTGCTCGCGGCTCTCGAGGAGGCGCACGCGCTGCGCATCGTGCATCGCGATGTAACGAGCGCGAATGTTCTTATCGATAGCCTCGGGCGGGTCAAGGTGACGGACTTCGGCGTGGCTCGGTTCGGCGACGCGAATCTCACGCGCACCGGAACTCTGCTGGGAACTACGTCGTACGTGTCGCCCGAGCAGGCGCAAGGTCACCGCGCTGATGAGCGCTCGGATCTGTACAGTCTCGGCGTCGTGCTCTATGAGGCGGCGACGGGGCGGCTGCCGTTCGTAGCAGACAGCGATGTCGCCGTTGCCATGCAGCACGTGTCGGCGCCGGCGCCGGATCCGCGAGATATAAGGATCGATCTGCCGTCGCCGCTCGCCGAACTGATCCTTAAGGCAATGCGCAAGGACCCGGTCGAGCGCTTTCAGAGCGCCGCGGAGTTCGCGACGGCGCTGCGCAAAGCGTTGGATGACGGGGTCGGCGGGGCTCCGCAGGCCACTCCGCCGCCTGCAGACGGTGGCGCTCCGGCCGTATCGCTGCCGCCTTTACCGGGCAGCGCAGACGCGGCGGTGTCTAACGGGAAGGTTCCGCCGCCCTTCTGCGAGTACACGGCGGCAACCGGAGTTGCGCCCGAGCTTTCTCCCGCTACGGTTGTGGAACCATCGCTGCGTGAGGCGTCGACCGAGTGGCTGCCGGCGGCGCCCGCCTCGTCACTGGGGGAGCGTGCGCCGGAACGGGCCGCGAGCGCTGCGCCACGCCGGCGGCGCCGACGGTGGCTCCTTCCGGTCGTCGTTCTGGGGATCGTGCTCTTCGGCGTTGCCGGATGGCTGCTGGCGCCCTACGTCTTTGAGAACACAATCAAGTTGCCGAATCTCGTTGGCACCGCGCGCGATGCCGCCGTGGCCGAACTGAAGGAGAAGGGCCTCAAGCCAGACCTCCGCGAAGAGTGGGCCGACGGTGTCGACGAGGGGGAAGTCTCGCGTCAGCGTCCCGCGGCGGGCGCCGAGGTGGAGGAGGGGGCGCAAGTCGCTCTCTGGATCAGCAAGGGCCTGCTTCACATCCCCTCTCCTGATCTGAGTGGTCTCAGTGCCGCCTCTGCCGCCGGCATGCTTGAGGAACAGGCACTGGAAGGTCGCCAGCGCAAGGCCGCTTCTGAGACCGCGCCGGAAGGGGAGGTCTTCCGCCAGCAGCCGGCAGCCGGCACGAGTGTTGCCCGCGGTGAGACAGTGACGTATTGGGTGAGCTCTGGTCCGCCGCTGATCTCCGTCCCGGACGTCGTGGGTACGCCCTCGACCGACGCGGTTACCGTGCTTGAGGACGAAGGCTTCGTCGTGAACATCGATTTCGTCTTTGGGTGGGGTGCTTCTCCCGGCGATGTCGTGGGACAGGATCCTGAGGCCGGGGCACGGCTTCGACAAGGCGATGAAGTGGTGATCCAGGTCGCCGTATTCTAG
- a CDS encoding type 1 glutamine amidotransferase — protein sequence MRPISILQHDPESPAGSIVDTLDDLCVSYEIVRLYAGDRLPGWADIAGVISLGGRIEVKQTREHTFLKDEIGLLRRIVHEGGPVWGIGLGAELLTMATGGEVYQRRRPEVGWVSIDKIVDDPLLRGISSPFMGFCWHTHSCKLPATSHLTAEHQGEVQAFRAGGRAWATQFHPEMHADTLAQWIEHGAQTHHDLDPEFVRRLRAQTQQLFADYATLGRRMTTNFIAASGLLPEE from the coding sequence ATGAGACCGATTTCAATCCTGCAACACGATCCCGAGAGCCCCGCTGGCAGCATCGTGGATACGCTGGACGACCTCTGTGTGTCGTACGAGATCGTTCGCCTCTACGCCGGCGACAGACTGCCGGGCTGGGCAGACATCGCCGGCGTCATCTCTCTCGGGGGACGCATCGAAGTCAAGCAGACGCGTGAGCACACCTTCCTCAAGGATGAGATTGGGTTGTTGAGGCGCATCGTGCACGAAGGCGGCCCCGTGTGGGGCATAGGCCTCGGGGCGGAGCTCCTCACGATGGCGACCGGCGGTGAGGTATACCAACGTCGCAGGCCGGAGGTCGGTTGGGTGAGCATCGACAAGATCGTCGACGATCCCCTCCTGCGCGGCATCAGTTCGCCGTTCATGGGTTTCTGTTGGCACACGCATTCCTGCAAACTCCCGGCGACGTCACACCTCACCGCCGAGCACCAGGGCGAGGTACAGGCGTTCCGCGCTGGCGGTCGCGCCTGGGCGACGCAGTTCCACCCGGAGATGCACGCCGACACCCTCGCTCAGTGGATCGAGCACGGCGCGCAGACTCACCACGACCTGGATCCGGAGTTCGTGCGTCGGCTGCGTGCGCAGACGCAGCAGCTGTTCGCCGACTACGCGACCCTCGGTCGTCGCATGACGACGAACTTCATCGCCGCTAGCGGCCTGTTGCCCGAAGAGTGA
- a CDS encoding DNA polymerase III subunit alpha: protein MTFVHLHVHTNFSFGDGACRIPELVAAAAGMGMPALAATDHEGLYGAVRFYQACKAAGIKPIVGVELTVEPMIGRDGRPRPWGKAPGAAWPLAAWEEAAETRSHDAKAVRGSAGGSEDSRRQTQAAERPPADPLTAAASGPLAATPDPYAGGIAHLKSAATVPPAAAQGADGYHLVLLARDYTGWSNLCRIVSAAHLEHPGEPPVARLATLAEHSGHLIALSACRHGEIWSRLLAGDQQGARRAAFVLRDLFGRDLFIELQHELLPDSGAGLRALNLLAHELRLPTAATNNVHYTERRDAPLHDVLAAEAANQPLPNPLGRKNAELYLKSPAQMRRLFQRYPEAYANAARIAERCNLDLGLGQLLFPAYPLPPGETAFSLLWKRCFAGAEQRYRPLTAEVTARLERELRIIQELGFAEYFLAVHDIVEFARSRGIYYSGRGSAGNSIVSYVLRICDADPIAHDLLFERFLNPARREMPDIDIDFCSARRDEVIQFIYERFGHDKVAMVATVNTVHAPSAVRIVSRAFGFTPDEINGLSKRVPWGSAAKLGEMLAERPELTNHEFQHPHYRRLVGVAERLSDFPAHLGTHLGGFILSRDPLTDRVPVQWAAKGVIVAQFDKDDIETLGLVKMDILALKMHSAIAEAVRRVETRTGKRIAAWELPRNDPKVYELLKSARTVGLFQLESSGQRNLATRLRERDFEDVIAAISLFRPGPLQAEMIGPFIRRRHGREAVAVPHPAMEPILRRTYGVIVYQEQVIEVAAAVAGFTLSEADMLRRAMTHERSLEEMDEIGHTFVAKAMARGVEQTVAEEVFRQLRGFAAYGFNKAHAACFAIVCNASAWLKAHYPAEFYCGILNNQPMGFYSPRIVLNDARRFGLEVRPLDVNRSGEWFEVEDDGRALRVGLAYVKEMSAAARRAIVAERHESARARAVGRAEVGEGGSEGPALAKPEGTERPPSPASARPTATVVAPYVSLADFVARTRVSREIAENLVRLGAFDGLGVRREELVAQVPLLYASARAVRHNTPDARHAARGRPARGQSATGAPSAADRSGLDQPRLALDEQIAPLAFLPSWSAQQRVSVELDLLGLTVSAHPLHFVHDQLEALGVTPLERLAEIPHGRRVRLAGALERAQMPWIRSGHRTLFLTLEDETELGQVVVFNDVYLKYGAILKDALYFYVEGELQNDAEHGLAVIAHRLADLTKVLGGATGLPGDPQAGMAGGALSYRRPDAWELPTIEPRTRPGRTG, encoded by the coding sequence ATGACCTTCGTCCACCTCCATGTGCACACCAACTTCTCGTTCGGCGACGGCGCCTGCCGCATCCCCGAGCTCGTGGCCGCCGCCGCCGGCATGGGCATGCCGGCCCTGGCGGCCACCGATCACGAAGGCCTCTACGGCGCCGTGCGCTTCTATCAAGCCTGCAAGGCGGCCGGCATCAAGCCGATCGTCGGTGTTGAACTCACCGTCGAGCCGATGATCGGCCGCGACGGCCGCCCGCGCCCCTGGGGCAAAGCGCCGGGCGCGGCGTGGCCGCTGGCGGCTTGGGAGGAAGCCGCAGAGACCCGGAGCCATGACGCGAAGGCGGTGAGAGGGTCCGCAGGGGGGTCTGAAGACAGCCGAAGGCAGACGCAAGCAGCGGAGCGGCCCCCTGCGGACCCTCTCACCGCCGCAGCGTCCGGCCCTCTCGCCGCAACGCCCGACCCATACGCCGGCGGCATCGCCCATCTGAAAAGCGCAGCCACCGTACCCCCTGCTGCCGCCCAGGGCGCCGACGGCTACCATCTTGTCCTGTTGGCCCGCGACTACACCGGCTGGAGCAACCTCTGCCGCATCGTCAGCGCCGCCCACCTCGAGCACCCCGGCGAGCCCCCCGTCGCCCGGCTCGCAACCCTCGCCGAGCACAGCGGCCACCTCATTGCGCTCAGCGCCTGCCGGCACGGCGAGATCTGGTCACGACTGCTCGCCGGCGATCAGCAAGGCGCGCGGCGCGCGGCCTTCGTCCTCCGCGATCTCTTCGGCCGCGATCTCTTCATCGAGCTCCAGCACGAGCTGCTGCCAGACTCCGGCGCCGGCTTGCGCGCCCTCAATCTACTCGCCCACGAGCTCCGTCTGCCCACAGCAGCCACCAACAACGTCCACTACACGGAGCGCCGCGACGCCCCACTGCACGACGTCCTCGCCGCCGAGGCCGCCAATCAGCCACTGCCCAACCCGCTCGGGCGTAAGAACGCCGAGCTCTACCTCAAGAGCCCGGCGCAGATGCGGCGCCTCTTTCAACGCTACCCCGAGGCGTACGCCAACGCCGCCCGCATCGCCGAGCGCTGCAATCTCGACCTCGGCCTCGGGCAACTCCTCTTCCCCGCCTACCCGCTGCCGCCCGGAGAAACGGCCTTCTCGCTCCTCTGGAAACGCTGCTTCGCCGGCGCCGAGCAGCGTTACCGGCCACTCACCGCCGAAGTCACAGCGCGCCTCGAGCGCGAGCTCAGGATCATCCAGGAGCTCGGCTTCGCCGAGTACTTCCTCGCCGTGCACGACATCGTCGAGTTCGCGCGCAGCCGCGGCATCTACTACTCCGGCCGCGGTTCCGCCGGCAACAGTATCGTCAGCTACGTACTGCGCATCTGCGACGCCGATCCCATCGCCCACGACCTACTCTTCGAACGCTTCCTCAACCCGGCGCGACGCGAGATGCCAGATATCGACATCGATTTCTGTTCTGCGCGCCGCGACGAGGTCATTCAGTTCATCTACGAACGCTTCGGCCACGACAAAGTCGCCATGGTCGCCACCGTCAACACCGTCCACGCGCCCTCGGCGGTACGCATCGTCAGCCGCGCCTTCGGCTTCACCCCAGACGAGATCAACGGCCTCTCCAAACGCGTTCCCTGGGGTAGCGCCGCCAAGCTCGGGGAGATGCTCGCCGAGCGCCCCGAGCTCACCAATCACGAATTTCAGCACCCGCACTACCGCCGTCTCGTGGGCGTCGCCGAGCGCCTCAGCGACTTCCCGGCGCACCTCGGCACCCATCTCGGCGGCTTCATCCTTTCACGCGATCCGCTCACCGACCGCGTACCGGTCCAATGGGCCGCCAAAGGCGTCATCGTCGCTCAATTCGACAAAGACGACATCGAGACGCTCGGCCTCGTCAAGATGGACATCCTGGCGCTCAAGATGCACTCCGCCATCGCCGAGGCGGTGCGCCGCGTCGAGACGCGCACCGGCAAGCGCATCGCCGCCTGGGAACTGCCGCGCAACGATCCCAAAGTCTACGAGCTGCTCAAGTCGGCGCGCACCGTCGGTCTCTTCCAGCTCGAGAGCTCGGGGCAGCGCAACCTCGCGACGCGTCTGCGCGAGCGCGACTTCGAAGACGTCATCGCCGCGATCAGCTTGTTTCGGCCCGGCCCGCTGCAGGCCGAGATGATCGGGCCGTTCATTCGCCGACGGCACGGCCGCGAAGCGGTCGCCGTGCCGCACCCCGCCATGGAACCCATCCTGCGCCGCACCTACGGCGTCATCGTCTATCAGGAGCAGGTGATCGAAGTCGCGGCCGCGGTCGCCGGCTTCACTCTCTCAGAGGCCGACATGCTGCGCCGCGCAATGACGCACGAACGCTCACTCGAGGAGATGGACGAAATCGGCCACACGTTCGTCGCCAAGGCGATGGCACGCGGCGTCGAGCAGACAGTGGCCGAAGAGGTCTTTCGCCAGCTGCGCGGCTTCGCCGCCTACGGCTTCAACAAAGCGCACGCCGCCTGCTTCGCCATCGTCTGCAACGCCAGCGCCTGGCTCAAAGCGCACTACCCGGCCGAATTCTACTGCGGCATCCTCAACAACCAGCCCATGGGGTTCTACTCGCCGCGCATCGTGCTCAACGACGCCCGCCGCTTCGGACTCGAGGTGCGACCGCTGGATGTGAATCGGAGCGGCGAGTGGTTCGAGGTCGAAGACGATGGGCGAGCGCTGCGCGTAGGGCTCGCCTACGTCAAAGAGATGAGCGCGGCGGCGCGACGGGCGATCGTCGCGGAGCGCCATGAGAGCGCGAGGGCAAGAGCCGTGGGGCGGGCAGAGGTGGGTGAGGGAGGCTCTGAAGGCCCGGCGCTAGCCAAACCGGAAGGAACGGAGCGCCCTCCCTCACCCGCCTCTGCCCGCCCCACGGCCACCGTTGTCGCGCCGTACGTCTCGCTCGCCGACTTCGTCGCGCGCACACGAGTGAGCCGCGAGATTGCCGAGAACCTCGTGCGTCTCGGCGCCTTCGACGGCTTGGGTGTGCGCCGCGAGGAACTCGTCGCCCAGGTACCTCTGCTCTACGCCAGCGCTCGAGCGGTACGTCACAACACGCCCGACGCACGCCATGCGGCCCGCGGACGGCCGGCACGGGGACAAAGCGCGACAGGCGCTCCCTCGGCCGCCGACCGGAGCGGCCTCGACCAGCCACGCCTAGCTCTCGACGAACAGATCGCTCCGCTCGCCTTCCTCCCATCGTGGAGCGCCCAGCAACGGGTCAGCGTCGAACTGGATCTCCTCGGACTCACGGTAAGCGCTCACCCGCTGCACTTCGTCCACGATCAACTCGAGGCACTCGGCGTTACACCGCTCGAGCGTCTAGCTGAGATTCCGCACGGGCGCCGCGTGCGCCTTGCCGGGGCGCTCGAGCGCGCGCAGATGCCTTGGATTCGCTCCGGCCATCGCACCCTTTTCCTCACCCTCGAAGACGAGACGGAGCTGGGTCAGGTCGTGGTCTTCAACGACGTCTACCTCAAGTATGGAGCGATCCTCAAGGATGCCCTGTACTTCTACGTCGAGGGCGAGTTGCAGAACGACGCCGAACATGGCCTCGCCGTTATCGCCCACCGCCTCGCGGATCTCACCAAAGTACTCGGCGGCGCGACGGGACTACCGGGCGACCCCCAAGCCGGAATGGCCGGCGGCGCGCTCTCCTACCGGCGCCCAGACGCCTGGGAACTCCCGACCATCGAACCGCGCACCCGACCTGGGCGCACCGGCTGA
- a CDS encoding M48 family metalloprotease: MSGVPVASPLSRRSLFEIEHEKASRVWLLFAVLLAMVFVAAWVVCLIVGILVVLFIAPGSGMVAWLLSWRGAGVVLLATLAITSAYWFNSRIGAREKLLRAMHCVALDPHDHYHQRLANVVDELRLATGSPRIDCVTVQTLGLNAFSFSDLKGGGVVGVTEGALSRLSRQQLQAVVAHEFGHIVSGSYVTVTVSCLLFGIYSSLGDELEDATLVSAASNAAPVGVPVALGARVWLAALQLGSSLIDAALSRERERQADLAAARYTRDPLSLAEALTIIQRHPGGAGHIPEGLAPLCIRDTQAVRSGVLARWRQTHPPIDERVTALLALANVSRADFEQQMGQASENLMQKEHRNAAPQPRTAPHALGDLLAGGAPLVTAAPAVLSPQPAVAAGAGGALSCPDCGSGLGDVQYEGVMIHSCARCGGTLVGGDALRRILARREVGFTDEQRRLADYVAINGDQLRRQALATRGNGGEPLLSCPRCGKKMMRRHVNYEHAIDVDRCTICDVIWFRKNELEALQVLTERQVD; this comes from the coding sequence GTGAGCGGCGTTCCCGTTGCATCCCCGCTGTCGCGTCGGTCGCTGTTTGAAATAGAACACGAGAAGGCGTCGCGGGTTTGGCTACTCTTTGCCGTCCTGCTGGCGATGGTCTTCGTTGCCGCGTGGGTCGTCTGCCTCATCGTCGGCATTCTTGTCGTGCTGTTCATCGCTCCGGGATCCGGCATGGTTGCGTGGCTGCTGAGCTGGCGAGGAGCGGGGGTAGTGCTTCTTGCGACGCTGGCGATCACCAGTGCGTACTGGTTCAACAGCCGAATCGGTGCGCGCGAGAAGCTCCTGCGAGCCATGCACTGCGTGGCGCTCGATCCGCACGATCACTACCACCAGCGCCTCGCCAACGTTGTCGACGAGCTGCGTCTGGCCACCGGCAGTCCGCGTATCGACTGTGTGACCGTGCAAACGTTGGGACTCAACGCGTTCTCCTTCAGCGATCTCAAAGGTGGGGGTGTTGTGGGGGTCACTGAGGGGGCGTTGTCGCGGCTCTCGCGACAGCAGCTTCAGGCGGTCGTGGCGCACGAGTTCGGGCATATTGTCTCCGGCAGCTACGTGACCGTGACTGTGTCCTGCCTTCTCTTCGGGATCTACTCCAGCCTCGGGGACGAACTGGAGGACGCGACGCTTGTCAGTGCGGCGAGCAACGCGGCGCCGGTGGGCGTGCCGGTGGCGCTCGGCGCACGCGTGTGGCTGGCGGCGCTGCAGCTCGGCTCATCGCTCATCGACGCCGCCCTGAGTCGCGAGCGTGAACGCCAAGCGGATCTGGCGGCGGCGCGCTATACGCGCGATCCCCTGAGCTTGGCCGAGGCGCTGACGATCATTCAGCGCCATCCCGGCGGCGCCGGCCACATCCCGGAAGGGCTCGCTCCGCTCTGCATCCGTGACACACAGGCGGTTCGCAGCGGAGTGCTGGCGCGCTGGCGACAGACACATCCGCCGATCGACGAGCGCGTGACCGCCTTGCTGGCGCTGGCGAACGTGTCGCGCGCGGACTTCGAGCAGCAGATGGGACAGGCGAGTGAGAATCTCATGCAGAAGGAACACCGCAACGCGGCGCCGCAGCCGCGCACGGCGCCGCACGCGCTGGGCGACCTTCTGGCTGGAGGGGCGCCGCTGGTGACGGCCGCGCCTGCCGTCCTGTCGCCACAGCCCGCGGTCGCGGCCGGTGCAGGCGGAGCTCTGTCCTGCCCCGATTGCGGGTCCGGGCTCGGCGACGTGCAGTACGAGGGAGTCATGATTCACAGCTGTGCTCGCTGCGGAGGTACGCTGGTCGGCGGCGATGCGCTGCGCCGCATTCTGGCGCGCCGCGAGGTCGGCTTCACCGACGAACAGCGGCGGCTCGCCGACTACGTGGCGATCAACGGGGATCAACTCCGTCGCCAGGCGCTGGCCACACGAGGCAACGGCGGCGAACCGCTTCTCTCGTGTCCGCGCTGCGGCAAGAAGATGATGCGGCGGCATGTGAACTACGAGCACGCGATCGACGTCGATCGCTGTACTATTTGTGATGTGATCTGGTTTAGGAAGAACGAGCTGGAGGCGCTGCAAGTCCTCACCGAGCGCCAGGTGGACTGA
- a CDS encoding helix-turn-helix transcriptional regulator: MSKTVTHRTGGEDAQKAASSTKGRASRGRRLVLPAVLLTLAEGESHGYEIAGRLLDQGFLSRPDTAIVYRTLAALEADGLVDSTVRDGTGGPRRTMYSLTEAGRLELDDWADLIAERVRTLGGFLQRYRALT; encoded by the coding sequence ATGTCTAAGACAGTTACTCATCGCACAGGGGGAGAAGACGCGCAGAAGGCGGCCTCCTCGACAAAGGGCCGCGCAAGCAGAGGTCGCCGGCTGGTCTTGCCGGCCGTGCTCCTCACACTCGCAGAGGGCGAGTCGCACGGCTACGAGATCGCCGGCCGGCTGCTCGACCAGGGTTTCCTCAGCAGACCCGACACCGCCATCGTCTACCGCACCCTCGCCGCCCTCGAGGCCGACGGCCTCGTAGATTCGACGGTGCGCGACGGAACCGGTGGCCCCCGACGCACCATGTACTCACTCACAGAGGCCGGTCGCCTCGAGCTCGACGACTGGGCCGACCTCATCGCCGAGCGAGTGCGCACGCTGGGCGGATTTCTGCAACGCTATCGCGCGCTCACCTGA
- a CDS encoding exonuclease domain-containing protein, with translation MQLAFTTVDDFHTLLEEAGEAVDYREVWPRLFSVKNCPPELMRSLVDDIVRNDERFVWESEVHVGLAGWRATRRDLAGVAFTVVDLETTGSTPGFGKITEIGAVRIESGREVGTFSELVNPGLPIPPFITGITGIDDALVAEAAPIEAVLPRFVAFAADSVLVAHNAPFDLGFLDYELGRLERRTFPRPALDTLRLARKLCPQQRCSLAALSERFDTRVKPLHRALQDAQATGELLLLFLARLEEQGVTTLEEVARFCEPAARRNYHKIALTEDLPTGPGVYVMRDAKGAALYIGKAENLRRRTRDHFLQRQAFHARQALELLARIDVIETGSEFAALVLEGRLIAKHKPPYNTHGTQARSYHYVKLTAETYPRLYATPNLRDDGSYYAGPFRKAGLARRFVECITGVYPLRTCVRLKRREGTKTAPGVVADGDGAQTPGASAPGTAGCARADTGACLAPCRTAAEEYDAVVASVRRVLEGHGAALDQRLQQRQATMVRELAFEQAARLQNQRETLERALRSVRRLHAARQDEAVIIHPAKRPGWVALWGVRGGGIAVEREVGREAFDEAAAQAFLAELVAAEPPTPPLGTQLIDEMLLVHAWLQTHREAVNVLAVDDLLAEQRSLAEAAAELIDRARLCAGARDE, from the coding sequence GTGCAGCTCGCATTCACGACGGTCGACGACTTCCACACCCTGCTCGAAGAAGCGGGTGAGGCCGTCGACTACCGCGAGGTCTGGCCTCGCCTCTTCTCCGTCAAGAACTGCCCGCCGGAACTCATGCGCTCGCTGGTCGACGACATCGTGCGCAACGACGAACGCTTCGTGTGGGAGAGCGAGGTGCACGTCGGCCTCGCCGGCTGGCGCGCCACGCGTCGCGACCTGGCCGGCGTCGCCTTCACCGTTGTCGACCTCGAGACAACCGGCTCAACACCCGGATTCGGCAAGATCACCGAGATCGGGGCGGTCCGCATCGAGAGTGGTCGCGAAGTGGGCACCTTCAGCGAGCTTGTGAATCCGGGGTTGCCGATCCCACCGTTCATTACCGGTATTACCGGCATCGACGACGCCCTGGTCGCTGAGGCGGCGCCGATCGAGGCTGTGCTGCCGCGCTTCGTGGCGTTCGCCGCCGACTCTGTGCTGGTCGCCCACAACGCACCGTTCGACCTCGGCTTCCTCGACTACGAGTTGGGGCGACTCGAACGCCGCACGTTCCCTCGCCCCGCGCTCGACACGCTCCGCCTGGCGCGCAAACTCTGCCCGCAGCAAAGGTGCTCTCTAGCCGCCCTGAGCGAACGCTTCGACACGCGCGTCAAGCCACTCCACCGCGCCCTACAGGACGCCCAAGCCACCGGCGAGCTCCTACTGCTCTTCCTGGCGCGCCTCGAAGAGCAGGGCGTCACCACACTGGAGGAGGTGGCGCGTTTCTGCGAGCCGGCGGCGCGCCGCAACTACCACAAGATCGCCCTCACCGAGGACCTGCCAACCGGCCCCGGGGTGTACGTGATGCGCGACGCCAAGGGGGCGGCGCTCTACATCGGCAAAGCCGAGAACCTGCGCCGCCGCACCCGCGACCACTTCCTGCAGCGCCAGGCCTTTCACGCCCGTCAGGCGCTCGAACTGCTGGCGCGCATCGACGTCATCGAGACCGGCTCGGAGTTCGCCGCACTGGTGCTCGAGGGGCGGCTGATCGCCAAGCACAAGCCGCCCTACAACACCCACGGCACGCAGGCACGCAGCTACCACTACGTCAAGCTCACCGCCGAGACATACCCACGGCTCTACGCAACGCCGAACCTCCGCGACGACGGCTCCTACTACGCGGGACCGTTCCGTAAGGCCGGACTCGCGCGACGCTTCGTCGAGTGCATCACCGGCGTCTACCCTCTGCGCACCTGCGTCCGGCTCAAGCGCCGGGAAGGTACGAAGACGGCGCCGGGCGTCGTCGCCGACGGCGATGGCGCCCAGACTCCCGGCGCATCCGCGCCAGGCACTGCCGGGTGTGCGCGTGCCGACACCGGCGCCTGCCTGGCGCCGTGCCGAACCGCGGCCGAGGAGTACGACGCAGTTGTGGCCAGCGTCCGCCGCGTGCTCGAGGGTCACGGCGCGGCGCTCGATCAGCGCCTGCAGCAACGTCAGGCGACCATGGTTCGCGAGCTGGCGTTCGAGCAGGCGGCTCGTCTGCAGAACCAGCGCGAGACACTTGAGCGCGCCTTGCGCAGCGTGCGTCGCCTCCATGCCGCTCGGCAAGACGAGGCCGTCATCATTCACCCCGCCAAACGACCTGGATGGGTCGCGCTCTGGGGCGTGCGCGGCGGCGGCATCGCCGTCGAGCGCGAGGTCGGCCGCGAGGCATTCGACGAGGCGGCCGCCCAGGCCTTCCTCGCCGAACTGGTCGCGGCAGAACCGCCGACCCCGCCCCTGGGGACACAGCTCATCGACGAGATGCTGCTCGTCCACGCCTGGCTGCAGACACACCGCGAGGCGGTGAACGTGCTCGCCGTCGACGACCTCCTCGCCGAACAGCGATCGCTCGCCGAAGCCGCCGCCGAGCTCATCGATCGAGCGCGCCTGTGCGCCGGCGCCCGCGACGAATAG